A single Anatilimnocola floriformis DNA region contains:
- a CDS encoding ATPase domain-containing protein yields the protein METKIKSPKNEAENLARIGIRGLDDVLAGGLTPNRLYLLDGDPGSGKTTIALQFLMQGVLKGETTLYVTLAETIQELKAVADSHGWNLEGIELLEIIPGGDALSTDDQITMFHPSEVELGEATEKILAAVEKLKPKRVVIDSLSELRLLSQHSLRYRRQILALKRFFMGRECTVMLLDDRTADAADRQPYSIAHGVITLEQLTPEYGSERRRLNISKYRGSSFRGGFHDFVIRQGGIDVFPRLVAGEYPIRMNRVVVPSSLQTLDDLLGGGLTSGTSTLITGPAGSGKSSLAMQYVVAACERGENVAIALFDESVATLVDRMHGMGRSIEKYIDNGQIAVHQIDPAEFSPGQLVHLLREQVEERGVKMIVLDSLNGYMHSMPGENFLTVQLHELTSYFGHRGVTTILVTTQQGMIGPAMRSPVDATYLADCVIMMRYFEDRGRVRKAISVVKKRTGYHEDTIREMSIDSRGLHVGEPLTDFRGVLTGVPERRPIEDSKARGN from the coding sequence ATGGAAACGAAGATCAAAAGTCCCAAAAACGAAGCGGAGAATTTAGCCCGGATCGGCATCCGCGGCCTCGACGATGTCTTGGCGGGCGGTCTGACGCCCAATCGGTTGTACCTGCTCGATGGTGACCCGGGTTCGGGAAAAACCACCATCGCCTTGCAGTTTCTGATGCAAGGCGTGCTCAAGGGCGAGACGACGCTTTATGTGACGCTCGCCGAAACAATTCAAGAACTGAAAGCGGTTGCCGACAGTCACGGCTGGAATCTCGAAGGCATTGAATTGCTCGAGATCATTCCCGGTGGCGATGCGCTTTCGACCGACGATCAGATCACCATGTTTCATCCGTCCGAAGTGGAACTGGGTGAAGCCACCGAAAAAATCCTGGCAGCCGTGGAGAAGCTCAAGCCGAAGCGAGTTGTGATTGATTCGCTCTCGGAGTTGCGGCTGTTGTCGCAACATTCGCTTCGCTATCGGCGGCAGATTCTCGCGCTCAAGCGATTTTTCATGGGGCGAGAATGCACGGTCATGCTGCTCGACGATCGCACGGCCGACGCCGCTGATCGGCAACCTTATTCCATCGCGCACGGTGTGATCACGCTCGAGCAGTTGACGCCCGAGTACGGCTCGGAGAGGCGGCGGTTGAATATTTCGAAGTATCGCGGCTCTTCCTTTCGCGGCGGCTTTCACGACTTTGTGATTCGCCAGGGCGGCATTGATGTTTTTCCGCGATTAGTCGCCGGCGAGTATCCGATTCGTATGAATCGCGTCGTGGTTCCCAGCAGTTTGCAGACACTCGACGATTTGCTTGGCGGCGGACTGACGTCGGGCACGAGCACGCTGATCACCGGCCCGGCTGGTTCCGGCAAATCGAGCCTCGCCATGCAGTACGTCGTGGCTGCCTGCGAACGAGGCGAAAATGTCGCGATCGCGCTCTTTGATGAAAGCGTGGCCACATTGGTCGACCGCATGCATGGCATGGGACGATCGATCGAAAAATACATCGATAATGGACAAATCGCGGTTCATCAAATCGATCCTGCCGAGTTCTCGCCGGGCCAACTCGTGCACCTGTTGCGCGAGCAAGTCGAAGAGCGCGGCGTGAAGATGATCGTGCTCGATAGCTTGAATGGCTACATGCATTCGATGCCGGGCGAAAACTTCCTCACCGTGCAGTTGCATGAACTGACGAGCTACTTCGGTCATCGCGGCGTGACTACTATCCTGGTGACAACCCAACAAGGGATGATCGGCCCGGCGATGCGTTCGCCCGTCGATGCTACCTACTTGGCCGATTGCGTGATCATGATGCGTTACTTCGAAGACAGGGGCCGTGTTCGCAAAGCCATTTCGGTGGTCAAAAAGCGGACGGGCTATCACGAAGATACGATCCGCGAGATGTCGATCGATAGTCGTGGATTGCACGTCGGTGAACCACTGACCGATTTTCGCGGCGTGCTCACGGGCGTGCCCGAGCGTCGGCCCATCGAAGATTCGAAAGCACGAGGCAATTAA
- a CDS encoding KdsC family phosphatase — protein sequence MKLSDRCRRIELLLSDVDGVLTDGGITYDNQGIEHKKFHIRDGLGIKLWQRAGFKFGVLTARTSHIVKLRASELGIEIVRQGFEQKLPVLREVLKQLNLKPEQCAYIGDDLTDLPCIRNVGLGVAVADAADDVQSAAGFITRLAGGQGAVRELVELLLKAKGRWDETIHPYLAD from the coding sequence ATGAAACTTTCTGACCGCTGCCGACGTATCGAACTACTGCTCTCCGATGTCGACGGCGTGCTGACGGATGGCGGCATTACGTACGACAACCAGGGGATCGAGCACAAAAAGTTTCACATCCGCGACGGCCTGGGCATCAAGCTCTGGCAGCGAGCCGGTTTCAAGTTCGGCGTGCTTACCGCGCGGACGTCGCACATTGTGAAGCTGCGGGCCAGCGAGCTCGGCATCGAGATCGTGCGACAAGGCTTCGAACAAAAGTTGCCTGTGCTCCGCGAAGTGCTGAAACAGTTGAACCTCAAGCCCGAGCAATGTGCCTACATCGGCGATGACTTGACCGACCTGCCGTGCATTCGCAATGTCGGTCTGGGCGTCGCAGTAGCCGATGCTGCCGACGACGTGCAATCGGCGGCGGGCTTCATCACGCGGCTCGCCGGCGGCCAAGGGGCCGTGCGCGAGCTGGTCGAACTGTTGTTGAAAGCCAAGGGGCGTTGGGACGAAACGATTCACCCTTACTTAGCTGATTAA
- a CDS encoding ATP-grasp domain-containing protein, which produces MIAGAKELPAMPPVSGPLVLHGRTTLILRALESPVWRRRIFFEPAHFCHRAYVEGWGDRVLNAAARITTWEKFIAEAHTEAELFFLKPNDDLKQFTGGVQTFGQALALFQHWQQRGWPVVGTEVVVARPSEIDAEWRLFVVEGRVITGSMYRPSATRDVPREAIEIVENAVACFSPAPVFALDICRCQGEWKIVEANCFNGSRFYLSDVQRLVEAISEFQERES; this is translated from the coding sequence GTGATCGCCGGAGCGAAGGAGTTGCCGGCAATGCCGCCAGTGAGCGGACCACTGGTGTTGCATGGCAGGACGACGCTAATCTTGCGAGCGCTGGAAAGTCCTGTTTGGCGGCGCCGCATTTTTTTCGAGCCAGCGCACTTTTGCCACCGCGCTTATGTTGAGGGTTGGGGCGATCGTGTGTTGAATGCTGCCGCCCGCATCACCACTTGGGAAAAGTTTATTGCGGAGGCTCATACCGAGGCAGAACTGTTCTTTCTCAAACCCAACGATGATCTCAAGCAATTCACTGGCGGCGTGCAGACTTTTGGTCAGGCCCTGGCTCTTTTTCAACACTGGCAGCAGCGTGGATGGCCAGTTGTTGGAACCGAAGTCGTGGTCGCAAGGCCCAGTGAGATTGATGCGGAATGGCGTCTGTTTGTGGTTGAGGGTCGTGTTATCACCGGCAGCATGTATCGCCCGTCGGCTACACGCGATGTGCCTAGAGAGGCCATTGAAATCGTCGAAAATGCCGTAGCCTGCTTCTCGCCAGCACCCGTCTTTGCTCTGGACATTTGCCGCTGCCAAGGTGAATGGAAAATCGTCGAAGCCAACTGCTTTAACGGCAGCCGCTTTTACCTCTCCGATGTACAACGCTTGGTAGAAGCGATTTCGGAGTTTCAGGAACGCGAATCGTGA
- a CDS encoding TMEM43 family protein, with product MSSASGNAASSGGLFRFGLGPAIIAGAAWIIFWNEGGEAKTQARLAEGAGAVVSVAADKADPANEGKLVHVVGEVKTDESLRDPELMVSLPAIRLKRDVQVYQWQETEQRRENPNEPDGKAVPPTITYEYNKVWSSDPIKSADFKEPMGHSNPPILLSGDEWKAERVTLGAFELTGAQKGKLSANTPVALTEKQANVSLPGTRGKSYRSEDQLLLRPNYAAADGPKAKLELSDRPPEVLTEQILNDPQIGDIRVKYYASLPKEMTAIGKQVGNTIVPYEAKAGGFIDKFLSGRESPEQLFSRDKAWSSNGTWIFRVISLAIIYVGVFLTMAPLTMYAASITWLQPIVAAGAFYIRAGLTLAIAAALIGAAWLYYRPALAITLFVIAGVLLFGTLCIVWSVSRRRTA from the coding sequence ATGAGCAGCGCTTCAGGAAATGCCGCCAGTTCCGGCGGCCTATTTCGCTTCGGACTGGGCCCGGCCATCATCGCCGGCGCGGCGTGGATCATCTTTTGGAATGAAGGTGGCGAGGCGAAGACGCAGGCTCGCCTGGCCGAAGGCGCTGGTGCGGTTGTTTCGGTTGCAGCCGATAAAGCCGATCCGGCGAACGAAGGCAAGCTGGTGCATGTCGTCGGCGAGGTGAAGACCGACGAGTCGCTCCGCGATCCCGAGCTGATGGTTTCGTTGCCCGCGATCCGCCTGAAGCGCGACGTGCAGGTCTATCAGTGGCAAGAAACGGAGCAGCGCCGCGAAAATCCGAACGAACCCGACGGCAAAGCCGTGCCGCCGACGATCACCTATGAATACAACAAAGTCTGGAGCAGCGATCCCATCAAATCGGCCGACTTCAAAGAGCCGATGGGACACAGCAATCCGCCGATCCTACTCAGTGGCGACGAATGGAAGGCTGAACGAGTTACGCTCGGCGCGTTTGAATTAACCGGCGCGCAAAAGGGAAAGCTCTCGGCCAACACGCCGGTCGCACTCACCGAAAAACAAGCCAACGTCTCGCTGCCAGGTACTCGAGGGAAGTCGTACCGCAGCGAAGATCAACTCCTGTTGCGGCCGAATTACGCTGCTGCCGATGGGCCGAAAGCTAAACTGGAGCTCAGCGATCGGCCGCCCGAAGTGCTCACCGAACAGATCTTGAACGATCCGCAGATCGGCGACATCCGCGTGAAGTATTACGCCAGCCTGCCGAAGGAAATGACTGCCATCGGCAAACAAGTCGGCAACACGATCGTCCCCTATGAAGCAAAGGCCGGCGGATTCATTGACAAGTTTCTTAGCGGCCGGGAGTCACCTGAGCAACTCTTCTCGCGCGATAAGGCTTGGAGTTCCAACGGCACGTGGATCTTCCGCGTGATCTCGCTCGCCATCATATATGTCGGCGTGTTTCTGACGATGGCGCCGCTCACGATGTATGCCGCGTCGATCACGTGGTTGCAACCCATTGTGGCAGCTGGTGCGTTTTATATCCGGGCCGGTTTGACACTCGCGATTGCGGCGGCGCTGATCGGCGCGGCTTGGTTGTACTACCGGCCGGCGCTGGCGATCACCTTGTTCGTGATTGCCGGTGTGTTGCTGTTCGGCACGCTGTGCATCGTGTGGAGTGTGAGCCGCCGGCGAACAGCATGA
- a CDS encoding sodium:proton antiporter has protein sequence MGVSFFQLGYAPMMKSPAFWSALLAFVFLLAMSQPIAAQDGAAHAELQQKIAEMGPTLPLITVLPFVLLLLCIAVLPLYAAHWWESNVHKAYVVVGLSAPLMAYLVAMHWAGGHVLVEQLREYISFMILLAALYVISGGIYVRGSLNGTPLANTALLGLGAIVASFIGTTGASVLLIRPLLRANKTRQNVAHIVVFFIFVVSNCGGLLTPLGDPPLFMGFLKGVPFEWTIVNLWQQWLLVNVLLLVIFNVWDQIVFAREEKERPGSQLEEVMKHEPIGVSGGLNFLFLLGVVATIYCSGNVKLPGNQPWPWGMQQGIMAGLAIAAYLTTANENRAQNKFTFGPIIEVAVLFIGIFITMAPALLILNAWGQPEGGREILGVKFGMREPWQFFWVSGALSSFLDNAPTYMTMAATACGLNGVAAEGSDYLKTFLAQGPTAVRLLKAISCGAVFMGANTYIGNGPNFMVKAIAEENNVRMPSFFGYMLYSCGVLIPIFVLVTFVFFRG, from the coding sequence ATGGGCGTTTCGTTTTTTCAACTTGGCTACGCTCCCATGATGAAGTCGCCTGCTTTTTGGTCCGCGCTGCTCGCGTTTGTTTTTTTACTGGCGATGTCGCAGCCAATCGCAGCCCAGGACGGGGCCGCTCACGCCGAGTTGCAGCAAAAGATTGCCGAGATGGGGCCGACGCTGCCGCTAATCACGGTGCTGCCGTTCGTTTTGCTGCTGCTCTGCATTGCTGTTTTGCCGCTGTATGCAGCGCACTGGTGGGAGAGCAATGTCCATAAGGCCTATGTCGTGGTGGGGCTGTCGGCGCCGTTGATGGCGTACTTGGTTGCCATGCACTGGGCGGGCGGGCATGTGCTGGTCGAGCAGTTGAGGGAATACATTTCGTTCATGATCTTGCTGGCCGCGCTGTATGTGATCAGCGGCGGCATTTATGTGCGAGGTTCGCTCAACGGCACGCCGCTGGCGAATACTGCGCTGCTGGGTCTCGGGGCGATCGTCGCCAGTTTCATTGGCACGACCGGCGCGTCGGTGCTCCTCATCAGGCCGCTGCTGCGAGCAAACAAGACGCGGCAAAACGTGGCGCATATTGTGGTGTTCTTTATTTTCGTGGTATCGAACTGCGGCGGCTTGCTCACGCCGCTGGGCGATCCGCCGCTGTTCATGGGTTTTCTCAAAGGCGTGCCGTTCGAATGGACGATCGTTAACCTCTGGCAGCAATGGTTGCTGGTGAACGTGCTGTTGCTCGTCATTTTTAATGTCTGGGATCAGATTGTCTTCGCACGGGAAGAAAAAGAACGCCCTGGTTCGCAGCTCGAAGAAGTGATGAAGCACGAGCCGATCGGCGTTTCTGGCGGCTTGAACTTTCTATTTCTGCTCGGCGTCGTGGCGACGATCTATTGCTCGGGAAATGTAAAGCTTCCGGGCAACCAACCTTGGCCATGGGGAATGCAGCAAGGCATTATGGCAGGCCTGGCGATCGCGGCTTATCTGACGACGGCGAACGAAAACCGCGCGCAGAACAAATTCACGTTCGGGCCGATCATCGAAGTGGCCGTCCTCTTCATCGGCATCTTCATCACGATGGCCCCGGCTTTGCTGATTCTGAATGCTTGGGGCCAGCCTGAGGGTGGCCGTGAAATTCTCGGCGTGAAGTTCGGCATGCGCGAGCCGTGGCAGTTCTTTTGGGTCAGCGGCGCTCTGTCGAGCTTTCTCGATAACGCGCCAACCTACATGACGATGGCTGCCACCGCGTGCGGCTTGAACGGTGTTGCCGCTGAAGGGAGCGACTACCTGAAGACCTTCCTCGCCCAAGGTCCCACCGCGGTTCGCCTGCTCAAGGCGATTTCCTGCGGAGCGGTCTTCATGGGCGCCAACACCTACATCGGCAACGGCCCGAACTTTATGGTGAAAGCGATTGCCGAGGAAAACAACGTGCGGATGCCGAGCTTCTTCGGCTATATGCTGTACAGCTGCGGCGTGTTGATTCCGATTTTCGTGCTCGTGACGTTCGTGTTCTTCAGGGGATAA
- a CDS encoding KpsF/GutQ family sugar-phosphate isomerase produces MSALPAGGHGLLSSLEQLRQGREVIRAEANTLQALAEHLNDDFCAAVQLLHSCRGSVLVAGMGKAGLIGQKIVATLASTGTRSHFVHPSEAIHGDLGRIHRDDVLLVLSYSGETEEVVRLLPTVKQLGATVIAITGQPTSTLGKFAAVTLDLGAIREACPLGLAPSASTTAMLALGDALALVLSQMRHFSEEDFARFHPGGSLGRKLAKVEEAMRPLEQCRIASSEQTVREALLLQSRPGRRTGAVMIVDETGHLAGIFTDSDLAKLLEARRESCIDGPLADVMTQRPTRVELGTRLVVACQLLADRKISELPVVNAQGQPVGLIDITDVWNVPVEHSVEANERTKILKLHAPGESPSPNSKSNASRNIDTYWD; encoded by the coding sequence ATGAGTGCTTTACCGGCGGGCGGCCATGGATTGCTGTCGAGTCTGGAACAATTGCGCCAGGGTCGCGAAGTCATTCGCGCCGAAGCCAACACGTTGCAGGCGCTCGCCGAGCATTTGAATGACGATTTTTGCGCCGCCGTGCAATTGCTCCACTCCTGCCGCGGCAGCGTGCTGGTCGCGGGCATGGGCAAGGCCGGCCTGATCGGGCAGAAGATTGTTGCCACGCTCGCGTCGACCGGCACGCGGAGCCACTTCGTTCATCCCAGCGAAGCCATTCACGGTGACCTCGGCCGGATTCATCGCGACGATGTGCTGCTGGTCCTTTCGTATAGCGGTGAGACCGAAGAAGTCGTCCGCCTGTTGCCGACCGTGAAGCAACTCGGCGCGACCGTGATCGCCATCACCGGTCAGCCGACGAGCACGCTCGGAAAATTCGCGGCCGTCACGCTCGATCTCGGCGCCATTCGTGAAGCTTGCCCGCTCGGTCTCGCGCCGAGCGCGAGCACCACGGCGATGCTCGCGCTGGGCGATGCGCTCGCGCTTGTGCTCAGCCAGATGCGGCACTTCAGCGAGGAAGATTTCGCCCGCTTTCATCCTGGCGGCAGCCTCGGTCGAAAACTGGCCAAAGTCGAAGAAGCCATGCGGCCGCTCGAGCAGTGCCGCATCGCAAGTTCTGAACAAACCGTTCGCGAAGCGCTGCTGCTGCAAAGTCGCCCCGGCCGCCGAACCGGCGCGGTGATGATCGTCGATGAAACCGGTCATCTCGCCGGCATCTTCACCGACAGCGACCTGGCCAAGCTGCTGGAAGCTCGCCGCGAGTCGTGCATCGACGGCCCGCTCGCTGACGTCATGACCCAACGGCCCACTAGAGTCGAACTCGGCACGCGGTTGGTCGTGGCCTGCCAGCTGCTTGCCGATCGGAAGATCAGCGAACTGCCGGTGGTCAACGCACAGGGTCAACCCGTGGGTTTGATCGATATTACCGATGTATGGAATGTGCCGGTGGAGCACAGCGTGGAAGCAAACGAGCGCACGAAAATTCTCAAGCTCCACGCGCCCGGAGAATCGCCGTCGCCGAATTCGAAATCAAATGCCTCACGCAACATCGATACTTATTGGGACTAA
- a CDS encoding putative 2OG-Fe(II) oxygenase codes for MPRFESLQLTAVNDERVDAEPVAFAAGTTVHWPRGTAVTTRDDLRIFGVNFADGNLVHPEFAAILLQQAARQPQGMLGFGGKKIRDPGIWDLPAARLLTRRALLFFCKAYNQTSAHTTDQWANVMDPGDYSYPHCHYDSQASLVYYLDPGEADPKEKLAGRFHFSDPRIPYCCSTHPERPTRGLLPDIRTGTLLMFPSEFVHFVHPYRGQRPRITLAWNISPGPPPAVPEEANQASNIARGTFRT; via the coding sequence ATGCCACGTTTTGAATCTCTCCAACTGACCGCCGTCAACGATGAGCGGGTCGATGCCGAACCCGTCGCCTTTGCGGCGGGCACCACCGTGCATTGGCCGCGCGGCACGGCGGTCACCACCCGCGACGATCTCCGGATCTTTGGCGTGAACTTTGCCGATGGCAATCTGGTTCATCCCGAGTTTGCCGCCATCCTGCTCCAGCAAGCCGCCCGCCAACCGCAGGGGATGCTCGGTTTTGGCGGCAAAAAGATCCGTGATCCCGGGATCTGGGATCTGCCGGCCGCCAGGCTCCTTACTCGCCGCGCGCTGCTATTTTTCTGCAAGGCATATAACCAGACGTCGGCCCACACGACCGATCAATGGGCCAACGTGATGGATCCGGGCGATTATTCGTACCCGCACTGCCATTACGATTCGCAGGCCAGTCTGGTGTACTACCTCGACCCGGGCGAAGCCGATCCCAAGGAAAAGCTGGCCGGCCGGTTCCATTTCAGCGACCCACGGATCCCCTACTGCTGCTCGACCCACCCCGAGCGGCCCACCCGCGGCCTGCTGCCCGATATCCGCACGGGCACCTTGCTGATGTTTCCCAGCGAGTTTGTCCACTTCGTGCATCCCTACCGCGGCCAACGCCCCCGCATCACGCTGGCCTGGAATATCAGCCCCGGCCCGCCACCAGCCGTCCCCGAAGAAGCCAACCAGGCCTCGAATATCGCCCGCGGGACCTTTCGGACCTAA
- a CDS encoding TetR/AcrR family transcriptional regulator, giving the protein MPKDNPPTTNEVRERILATATELFYQQGIRAVGVDLVVQQAGVAKTSLYRHFRTKDDLVVAFLEHMDREFWKTWDTVAAQHPDDARGELQAHVDWIADRVEKLDYRGCPQLNIAAEFPQIDHPARLVAQAHKRELRRRLKALAERLGCAEPNEVAGQLAVLLNGAFVSTPMYEPGETRSLLQHASNALIVAQSQS; this is encoded by the coding sequence ATGCCGAAAGACAATCCGCCTACCACCAATGAAGTTCGCGAGCGAATCCTCGCCACAGCGACGGAACTGTTTTATCAGCAGGGCATCCGGGCCGTCGGTGTCGATCTGGTCGTGCAGCAAGCGGGCGTGGCCAAGACGAGTTTGTATCGGCACTTTCGGACCAAGGACGATTTGGTGGTCGCGTTCCTCGAGCACATGGATCGCGAGTTTTGGAAGACGTGGGACACGGTCGCGGCCCAGCACCCAGACGACGCCCGCGGCGAACTGCAGGCCCACGTCGATTGGATTGCCGACCGCGTCGAAAAGTTGGATTACCGCGGCTGTCCTCAGCTCAACATCGCGGCTGAGTTTCCGCAGATCGATCACCCCGCCCGCCTGGTCGCGCAAGCGCACAAACGAGAACTGCGCCGGCGTTTGAAAGCGCTGGCCGAACGACTCGGTTGCGCCGAGCCGAACGAAGTCGCTGGCCAATTGGCAGTCCTCCTCAACGGCGCCTTCGTCAGCACCCCCATGTATGAACCGGGCGAAACGCGCTCGCTCCTGCAGCACGCCTCAAACGCGTTGATCGTAGCGCAGTCGCAGAGCTAA
- a CDS encoding TMEM43 family protein, whose amino-acid sequence MSDSYTVNNNSSFGSRIGGAIMGMLIAPVLLLGGSCFLFWNEGRTVHTAQSLDEGEKQVIEVAADKIDSANVGKLVYVTGETAVEGELRDEKIGLTAPAIKLKRVVEMYQWEEEKRTKDSKTTYKYDKSWRSKIQSSRNFYKSGYDNPNVMPIQSQEFVANKVTFGAFTLNDLQVARIDNEESRPLTPEEFAAVPEEIRNAAVQTNSGLYLPADKWFSQLPASERNGGFDAAANGSEEHPQVGDVRVKLYVVKPGPTSIVAEQTASSFQPFSTKAGVSISEIRPAKLTSKEMFELARKDNAFWAWVLRGAGLGVIFVSFLFLMGPLTALTDWIPGLGSLVSGGVFLIAIAGTLVVGSVAISVAWLFYRPLIATAVLIGAFLLAYLCWRMLRKKKQPELHSSGLEIVS is encoded by the coding sequence ATGAGTGATTCGTACACCGTGAACAACAACAGTTCCTTCGGCTCGCGGATCGGCGGCGCGATCATGGGGATGCTGATTGCACCGGTCCTGCTGCTCGGCGGCAGCTGCTTTCTCTTTTGGAACGAAGGCCGCACGGTGCATACCGCGCAGAGTCTCGACGAAGGCGAGAAGCAAGTCATCGAAGTCGCCGCCGACAAGATCGACTCGGCCAACGTCGGCAAGCTGGTGTATGTGACGGGGGAGACCGCCGTCGAAGGCGAACTGCGTGACGAAAAAATCGGCCTCACCGCGCCGGCGATCAAGCTGAAGCGCGTCGTCGAGATGTATCAATGGGAAGAAGAAAAGCGGACGAAGGACAGCAAGACTACTTACAAGTACGACAAAAGCTGGCGAAGCAAAATCCAGAGCAGCCGGAATTTTTATAAAAGCGGCTATGACAATCCCAACGTGATGCCGATCCAAAGCCAGGAGTTCGTCGCCAACAAGGTGACCTTCGGCGCGTTCACGCTCAACGATTTGCAAGTCGCCCGCATCGACAACGAAGAGTCGCGGCCTCTCACGCCGGAAGAATTTGCCGCTGTGCCGGAAGAGATTCGCAACGCTGCCGTGCAAACCAACAGCGGGTTGTATTTGCCGGCCGACAAATGGTTCTCGCAGTTGCCCGCCAGCGAGCGCAACGGCGGGTTCGACGCAGCCGCCAACGGCAGCGAAGAGCATCCCCAAGTCGGCGATGTGCGCGTGAAGTTGTATGTCGTCAAACCGGGCCCGACCTCGATCGTCGCCGAACAAACGGCATCGAGCTTTCAGCCGTTCAGCACCAAGGCGGGCGTATCGATCAGCGAAATCCGGCCGGCGAAGTTGACCTCGAAAGAGATGTTCGAGCTCGCCCGCAAGGACAACGCGTTCTGGGCCTGGGTGCTCCGCGGCGCTGGGCTGGGCGTAATCTTCGTCAGCTTCCTGTTTCTGATGGGCCCGCTCACCGCGCTCACCGACTGGATTCCTGGCCTGGGCAGCCTCGTGAGTGGCGGCGTGTTTCTGATCGCCATCGCTGGCACGCTGGTTGTTGGCTCGGTTGCCATTTCGGTGGCTTGGCTCTTTTATCGACCGCTGATTGCCACCGCCGTCCTCATCGGCGCGTTCCTGCTGGCCTACTTGTGCTGGCGAATGCTCCGCAAAAAGAAACAGCCGGAACTGCACAGCAGTGGGCTCGAGATCGTCAGCTAG
- a CDS encoding 3-keto-disaccharide hydrolase: MQKLMLAFFMLLAMGLPCGAEEWRALFNGKDLTGWRANNDPESFKVVDGVLRVQASGKTSAHLFVVDAEKKELERFKNFELEVVARAEPDSNGGIFVHTDMSTRDAQLHLAQGYEVQLNSSAKEKRKTGSLYAIVDRDESPVDETEWFTTKVVVRDKRITIAVNGKELVDYTEPADVERPKERAGRRFAADGNGIALQAHDAKSVWYFKEIRVRRLP; this comes from the coding sequence ATGCAGAAGTTGATGCTGGCGTTTTTCATGCTGCTCGCGATGGGCTTGCCGTGCGGGGCCGAGGAGTGGCGGGCCCTGTTCAATGGCAAGGATTTGACCGGGTGGCGGGCCAACAATGATCCGGAGTCGTTTAAGGTGGTCGATGGTGTGTTGCGGGTGCAGGCCAGTGGCAAGACGAGCGCGCACCTGTTTGTGGTCGATGCCGAGAAGAAAGAACTCGAGCGGTTTAAGAATTTTGAACTCGAAGTGGTCGCGCGGGCCGAGCCGGACTCGAACGGCGGGATTTTTGTGCATACCGATATGAGCACACGCGATGCTCAGCTGCACCTGGCCCAGGGATATGAAGTGCAGCTCAATAGCTCGGCGAAAGAGAAGCGGAAGACCGGCAGCCTGTATGCCATCGTCGATCGCGACGAGTCGCCAGTGGACGAAACGGAGTGGTTCACGACGAAGGTGGTCGTGCGCGACAAGCGAATCACCATCGCCGTCAACGGCAAGGAACTGGTCGACTACACCGAGCCCGCCGATGTTGAACGCCCCAAGGAACGGGCAGGCCGGCGCTTCGCCGCCGATGGCAACGGCATCGCGCTGCAAGCCCACGATGCGAAGAGCGTTTGGTACTTCAAAGAGATCCGCGTGCGACGGTTGCCGTAG
- a CDS encoding isocitrate lyase/PEP mutase family protein, whose protein sequence is MNQHEKAAHFATLHARGNPVILFNAWDAGSAKAVAAAGAQAIATSSWAVAEAQGYRDGESIPFALLSQIVARITATTELPVTVDFEGGYSDNDETLAGHISQLLEMGIVGINFEDRVVQGKGLVSLERQSQRIAVIRAAADKRNVPLFINARSDVFFGEQGEAGGTVAAALQRAKSYAAAGASGLFLPGLKTESSIAEICTAAPLPINILMTDATPTSTTLAKLGVARISYGASPYVQQLAALQTAARTVYA, encoded by the coding sequence ATGAATCAGCACGAAAAAGCAGCTCATTTCGCCACTCTGCACGCTCGCGGCAATCCCGTGATCCTCTTCAACGCCTGGGATGCCGGCTCGGCGAAAGCGGTCGCTGCGGCGGGTGCCCAAGCGATCGCCACGAGCAGTTGGGCGGTGGCTGAAGCTCAGGGCTATCGCGACGGTGAGTCGATTCCGTTCGCACTCTTGTCGCAGATTGTGGCCCGCATCACGGCGACGACCGAGCTGCCGGTCACGGTTGATTTCGAGGGAGGCTACAGCGACAACGACGAAACGCTGGCCGGCCATATTTCGCAGCTGCTCGAAATGGGGATCGTCGGCATCAACTTCGAAGACCGCGTGGTGCAAGGGAAGGGGCTGGTGTCGCTCGAGCGTCAGTCGCAACGCATCGCCGTCATCCGGGCAGCCGCCGACAAGCGAAACGTCCCCCTCTTCATCAACGCCCGCTCCGACGTCTTCTTCGGCGAGCAAGGCGAAGCCGGCGGCACGGTCGCCGCGGCCCTGCAGCGCGCCAAATCCTACGCCGCAGCCGGTGCCTCAGGACTATTCCTTCCCGGCTTGAAAACCGAATCGTCCATCGCCGAAATCTGCACCGCTGCGCCGTTGCCGATCAACATCCTCATGACCGATGCCACGCCGACGAGTACCACTCTCGCGAAGCTTGGCGTTGCACGCATCAGCTATGGAGCGTCGCCATACGTCCAGCAACTCGCTGCGTTGCAAACTGCGGCGCGTACGGTGTATGCGTGA